One stretch of Halobaculum marinum DNA includes these proteins:
- a CDS encoding TrmB family transcriptional regulator — MADLRDLGLSEYESRAYRALLDAGPATAKELSEASGVPMGRVYDVLNSLERHRLARSQAASRPKKYLAVEPDAALDRLLEERKRELDEQAKQYEAVVDDLATELEAGDPPDEQFWTAALGPEETADLLLERLSAADDRVVMIAAAPASGLDIGDVGEAIAEELEAALERGVDVSLLLSEELPSQLPESVGERYFERMADHPNFTVRTAPGLRGTFTLVDDAEVCMEVPSPVDPGESFAMIDLKDPEFAGDVRRTFRERWEQASPLGL, encoded by the coding sequence ATGGCAGACCTTCGTGACCTCGGCCTCTCCGAGTACGAGTCCCGGGCCTATCGCGCACTCCTCGATGCGGGCCCGGCAACGGCAAAGGAGTTGTCCGAGGCTAGCGGCGTTCCGATGGGGCGGGTGTACGACGTGCTCAACAGTTTGGAGCGCCACCGCCTCGCGCGGAGTCAGGCCGCGAGTCGCCCGAAGAAGTACCTCGCGGTCGAACCCGACGCCGCGCTCGACCGACTGTTGGAGGAGCGCAAGCGCGAACTCGACGAGCAGGCCAAGCAGTACGAGGCCGTCGTCGACGACCTCGCGACGGAGTTGGAGGCGGGCGACCCGCCCGACGAGCAGTTCTGGACCGCCGCGCTCGGCCCCGAGGAGACGGCGGACCTCCTGCTCGAACGGCTGTCGGCGGCAGACGATCGCGTCGTGATGATCGCCGCGGCCCCCGCGTCCGGGTTGGACATCGGCGACGTCGGCGAAGCGATCGCCGAGGAGTTGGAGGCGGCGCTCGAACGCGGCGTCGACGTCTCGCTGCTGTTGTCTGAGGAACTCCCGTCGCAACTCCCCGAGAGCGTCGGCGAGCGCTACTTCGAACGGATGGCCGATCACCCGAACTTCACCGTGCGAACGGCGCCGGGGCTGCGCGGGACCTTCACGCTCGTCGACGACGCAGAGGTGTGTATGGAGGTGCCGAGCCCGGTGGACCCGGGCGAGTCGTTCGCGATGATCGACCTGAAGGACCCTGAGTTCGCCGGCGACGTGCGGCGGACGTTCCGCGAGCGGTGGGAGCAGGCGAGCCCACTCGGACTGTGA